Genomic window (Desulfuromonas sp.):
GGCGGTCTTCTCCCCGATCCCCGGCACCCCGGGGACGTTGTCGGAGGAGTCGCCGGCCAGCGCCTGCACCTCGACGACCTTGTCCGGGGAACCGCCGAAACGCTCGGCGACCTCGGCGGGTCCGGAGACGACGTCCTTCATGGTGTCGAGCAGGCGCACCTTATCGGAGACGATCTGCATCAGGTCCTTGTCGCCGGTGACGACGGTAACGTCCATCCCCTCCTTCTCGAAGCGCCGCGCCAGGGTGGCGATGATGTCGTCGGCCTCGTACCCGTCCAACTCCAGCGCCGGCATGTTGAAGGCCTCGACGGTCTTCTTGATGATCGGGATCTGCGGCACCAGGTCCTCGGGCATCGCCGAACGGTTGGCCTTGTACTCGGGGTAGATCTCCTTGCGGAAGGTCGGCCCCTTGGCGTCGAAGATCACCGCCAGGTGGTCGGGGGCGTGCTCGCGCACAACCTTGAGGAGCATGTTGGTAAAGCCGTAGACGGCGTTGGTGGCGAAGCCCTTGCTGTTGGAGAGGTGGCGGATAGCATAATAGGCCCGGTAGATATAGCTGGACCCGTCGATGAGATAGAGCCTCTGGGGCTGGTCGGACATCTGGTCACCTCGGCTTGGAATGGGTGGATTGAGCGTTGGCAATTATTCCACAGGACAGGTCAAAGCAAAAGGACAAAGGGGGATTTTTTCAATGATTTCAGACTCCCGCTGCGCCCCCCAAGATCCTTGATTTTTGAAAAAATACCCTGTAGGCTATGCTTTTAATTTTCCGGACATCCCTCTGACCCGACCCGAGACCTCGATGTTGCCATTTTTACAGAGATATTCGACCTGGTTCTACCTCCTGCTGGCCGGCCTTCTCGGCATCTGCCTGGGGCACCTGGCCGCGACCGTCCTCGGCACCTATCTCACCCCTCCCCTGCTCTCGGGCGAGGAAACGGCCCAGGTCCGCACGGCGCCGGAGCGCAAGCCCGCCCTGGCGGAATACGAAGTGGTCCTGCAGCGCAACATTTTCGACTCCACCGCCCGCCCAAACCGCACCCTGGCCACCGAGCAAAAGCCGAAACAAAAGGCGGCCAAACCGGCACAGGCCCGCGTCGACCTGAAACTGGTCGGCACCGTGGCTGCGGGGGAAAATTCCCTGGCCCTGCTCATGGGTAACCGGGAGACGGCCTCCTACCGCCTGAGGGACAAGCTCCCCGGGGGAGGGAAGCTCGAAGAAATCACCCGCAGCCTGGTCAGGATAAAGAACAGCGACGGCACCGAGGAGACCCTTCACCTCTACGAGGAAGAGTCGCCGGAGGCCCCTGCGGCGACCGCCCGACCCGGCCGACCGGGCTCCTCCTCCAAGGCGGCCACGACCACGACCGGGGGCTACAAGATCATACCGGCCGGCGAGAACCGCTGGATCATCCCCAAGGAAGAGGCCGAGAAGGCCCGCACCAACATCGGGGAACTTCTCAAGCAGGCCCGCATGGAGCCGAACATCATCAACGGCCAGACCGAGGGATTCACTGTGCGCATGCTCCGGCCGCGCTACCTGCTTGCGGGGCTCGGCATCAAGAGGGGGGACATCCTCAAGCAGATCAACGGGGTGGAGCTGAACAGCCCCGAAAAGGCCCTGCAGATCTTCCAGCAGTTGCGTGAGGCCAAACACCTCAGCATCGGCCTGCAGCGCAGCGGCCAGAACCTGAATTTCGAATACGATGTCCAATAGGAGGTTTTCCCAGGTGATGAGCATTAGGAAACTGAACATCATAGCCCTCGCCGCCCTGCTGATCATGGTCGTGGCGACGGGAGTCCTCGCCGAGACAAAGGGCTCCGCCAGGAAAGTCCCCGGCAGCGACAAGGTGACTCTCGACTTCAAGGATATCACCCTGCCCGACCTGATCCAGACGGTTTCGGAACTGACCGGGAAGAACTTCCTCTACGACGAGTCGGTCAAGGGCAAGGTCACCGTCATCTCCCCCGACGAGATGACCATGGACGAGGCCTACCAGCTCTTCCTGACCGTGCTCAACGTCAAGGGCTACACGCTTATCCCCTCGGGCAAAGTGAACAAGATCATCCCGACACGCGAGGCCAAGGAAAACAACCTGCCCACCGTGATCGACGGCAGCGGGAAGAGGGCTTCGGAGCAGTTCGTGACCCGGCTGGTCCGCCTCAAGAACATCGAGGCCGACGTCATGGCGAGCACGGTGCTGGCCCCCCTGATCCCCAAGACGAGCAACATCGTCGCCTACCCGCCGACCAATACGCTGATCATCACCGACAGCGGAACCAACATCGAGCGCCTGGTCAGGATCGTCCGCGAACTCGACGAGCCGAGCTCCCTCGACCTCCTGGAGGTCATCCCCCTTCAACACGCCTCCGCCGAAGAGGTGGCCAAGATCGCCAGCCAGGTTATCAGCCAGGGAGCCACCACCGCCAAGAGCTCGCGGAGTACCCGGGCCAAGAACGTCAAGACCGCCGGCGAGAAGGAGGTCAGCAAGGTCATCCCCTTCTCCCGGACCAACGTCCTGATAGTCATCGGCAACTCCGACGACATCGCCGCGGTCAAGGACCTGGTCGCGGAACTCGACCAGCAGCCGACCCGGGAGCGCTCCAACATCAACGTCTACTACCTGGAGAACGCCGACGCCGAATCCCTCGCCAAGACCCTCAACGAGATCCTGACCGGCATCCGCACCCAGGCCAAATCGACCCGCACGGCCCAGCCCAACCAGGCCGCCGCTCTGACCACCGAGGCGCTCAGCATCACCGCCGACAAGCCGACCAACTCCCTGATCATCAACTCCAACACGGAGGACTACGAGGTCATCAAGGGCATCGTCAGGCAGCTCGACATCAAGCGCAAACAGGT
Coding sequences:
- the gspC gene encoding type II secretion system protein GspC, with protein sequence MLPFLQRYSTWFYLLLAGLLGICLGHLAATVLGTYLTPPLLSGEETAQVRTAPERKPALAEYEVVLQRNIFDSTARPNRTLATEQKPKQKAAKPAQARVDLKLVGTVAAGENSLALLMGNRETASYRLRDKLPGGGKLEEITRSLVRIKNSDGTEETLHLYEEESPEAPAATARPGRPGSSSKAATTTTGGYKIIPAGENRWIIPKEEAEKARTNIGELLKQARMEPNIINGQTEGFTVRMLRPRYLLAGLGIKRGDILKQINGVELNSPEKALQIFQQLREAKHLSIGLQRSGQNLNFEYDVQ
- the gspD gene encoding type II secretion system secretin GspD, which gives rise to MSIRKLNIIALAALLIMVVATGVLAETKGSARKVPGSDKVTLDFKDITLPDLIQTVSELTGKNFLYDESVKGKVTVISPDEMTMDEAYQLFLTVLNVKGYTLIPSGKVNKIIPTREAKENNLPTVIDGSGKRASEQFVTRLVRLKNIEADVMASTVLAPLIPKTSNIVAYPPTNTLIITDSGTNIERLVRIVRELDEPSSLDLLEVIPLQHASAEEVAKIASQVISQGATTAKSSRSTRAKNVKTAGEKEVSKVIPFSRTNVLIVIGNSDDIAAVKDLVAELDQQPTRERSNINVYYLENADAESLAKTLNEILTGIRTQAKSTRTAQPNQAAALTTEALSITADKPTNSLIINSNTEDYEVIKGIVRQLDIKRKQVFVEALILELSMDATKRLGASLQGAVATSSDSVVFGSSNLNSGATGLGSLAPTGDAGFPSLLTQTIDGILLGGLFSPITTTLNGEEITIPALSALIDISKTDTDVNILSAPRLLTSDNEEAEIVVGQNVPIITERLTDTTNVGAQSVSVERKDVALTLRFTPQVTEGDLVRLNIYQEITNLAQSSVGDVDEVGPTFTKRLLRNTVLAENGKTVVLGGLIDTNIQETITKTPLLGDIPFLGWLFKRKLKQETKTNLLIFITPTIIRNPEDLTEITLRSKNVMSQMQVDKVRSSLPAAALPAGTWSGYRSVDGGQ